In Sphaeramia orbicularis chromosome 1, fSphaOr1.1, whole genome shotgun sequence, a genomic segment contains:
- the LOC115422799 gene encoding coiled-coil domain-containing protein 149-like isoform X1, with amino-acid sequence MDPSRRSESDWQGLVNEFLICKRKLESKKEALLILSKELDTCQQERDQYKLMANQLRERHQGLKKKYRELIDGDPSLPPEKRNQVNLAQLLRDSREKSHQLSEELKEVKQRLAEAQGDNKLLRMTITKQRLGDDEVGARHFPAHEREDLVKQLERAREQNEVLEHSVKSLTDELQDIRAERNVFQQKAHRLNVEMNHIVGNDEIQMLDIDALCMENRYLHERLNQLQEEVNLLKTNLVKYKSALECRKNSKICGKPNSSALTGVLSAKQVKELLLSEENGCSLPVTPQSISDLKSLATALLETIHEKNMVIQHQRQINKILGNRVAELEKKLKTLEMSGLWSLPGLTYNVSLGFSGRGKDAIILNPQQTESSDCGAQDDDAASDEIPPNEESSTEGQNKDSEMPDLPGCQKKPSLFDNEMSQQNQPSEEPPTDPQTENSDERPDTSRSPITVESADLSSHQSDEETCQNDFSTTETVNAPYQSDPCHLQKHSTDPTGGGEDEQDECTDWVEASGTACTQTYSADATSAEDEDIQLNQETQDSDPTAAHMLESTEMKPTKGTDE; translated from the exons TTCCTAATTTGCAAGAGAAAGTTGGAGAGCAAGAAGGAGGCTCTTCTGATTCTGTCCAAAGAGTTGGACACCTGCCAGCAGGAGAGGGATCAGTACAAGCTGATGGCCAACCAGCTTCGAGAACGGCACCAAGGACTCAAGAAAAAGTATAGAGAACTTATA GATGGGGATCCCTCTTTGCCTCCTGAGAAAAGAAATCAA GTGAATTTAGCTCAGCTACTGAGAGACTCCAGAGAAAAAAGTCATCAGCTTTCTGAGGAGTTGAAGGAAGTGAAACAACGTCTAGCAGAAGCTCAGGGCGATAATAAG CTCTTGAGGATGACCATCACCAAACAGAGGCTCGGAGATGATGAGGTGGGAGCACGACACTTTCCAGCACATGAACGAGAGGATCTGGTCAAACAGCtagagagagcaagagagcag AATGAAGTGCTGGAGCACAGTGTGAAATCACTCACAGATGAGCTGCAAGACATACGAGCAGAGCGCAACGTGTTTCAGCAGAAGGCTCATCGTCTCAATGTGGAAATGAACCACATCGTGGGGAACGATGAGATCCAGATGTTAGACATAGACGCTCTATGCATGGAGAACAG ATATTTGCATGAGCGGCTCAATCAACTACAAGAGGAGGTCAACTTGTTAAAAACAAATCTGGTTAAATACAAG AGTGCCCTGGAATGCAGAAAGAACTCTAAAATCTGTGGAAAACCCAACAGCAGTGCGCTCACTGGGGTGCTCTCTGCTAAACAAG TGAAGGAGTTGTTACTGTCTGAGGAAAATGGCTGCAGTTTGCCGGTGACTCCCCAGTCCATCTCAGACCTCAAATCTCTCGCCACAGCTCTGCTCGAAACGATCCACGAGAAGAACATGGTGATTCAGCACCAGCGTCAAATCAACAA GATTCTTGGAAATCGAGTAGCGGAGCTAGAGAAGAAACTAAAAACCCTGGAGATGTCTGGATTATGGAGCTTGCCAG GCCTGACTTATAATGTGTCTCTGGGATTTAGTGGAA GAGGAAAAGATGCTATCATCCTGAACCCTCAACAGACTGAGTCATCAGACTGTGGTGCACAAGATG ATGATGCAGCATCAGATGAAATACCTCCCAATGAGGAGAGCTCCACAGAAGGCCAGAATAAAGACAGTGAAATGCCAGATCTTCCAGGTTGTCAGAAGAAACCGTCGCTATTTGACAATGAGATGTCCCAGCAGAACCAGCCATCTGAGGAACCACCCACCGATCCTCAGACCGAAAACAGTGACGAGCGTCCTGACACCAGCCGGTCACCCATCACAGTGGAATCCGCAGATTTATCAAGTCACCAGTCAGACGAGGAAACATGTCAAAATGATTTTTCTACCACAGAGACAGTGAACGCACCATATCAGTCAGACCCATGTCACCTGCAGAAACACAGCACAGACCCAACAGGAGGAGGTGAAGATGAGCAGGATGAATGCACTGACTGGGTAGAAGCGTCTGGAACTGCATGTACACAGACTTATTCAGCTGACGCCACCTCTGCTGAGGATGAGGACATCCAGTTAAACCAGGAGACACAGGATTCAGACCCAACAGCTGCTCACATGTTAGAAAGCACAGAGATGAAACCTACAAAAGGCACAGATGAATGA
- the LOC115422799 gene encoding coiled-coil domain-containing protein 149-like isoform X5, whose protein sequence is MDPSRRSESDWQGLVNEFLICKRKLESKKEALLILSKELDTCQQERDQYKLMANQLRERHQGLKKKYRELIDGDPSLPPEKRNQVNLAQLLRDSREKSHQLSEELKEVKQRLAEAQGDNKLLRMTITKQRLGDDEVGARHFPAHEREDLVKQLERAREQNEVLEHSVKSLTDELQDIRAERNVFQQKAHRLNVEMNHIVGNDEIQMLDIDALCMENRYLHERLNQLQEEVNLLKTNLVKYKSALECRKNSKICGKPNSSALTGVLSAKQVKELLLSEENGCSLPVTPQSISDLKSLATALLETIHEKNMVIQHQRQINKILGNRVAELEKKLKTLEMSGLWSLPGLTYNVSLGFSGRGKDAIILNPQQTESSDCGAQDDDAASDEIPPNEESSTEGQNKDSEMPDLPGCQKKPSLFDNEMSQQNQPSEEPPTDPQTENSDETCQNDFSTTETVNAPYQSDPCHLQKHSTDPTGGGEDEQDECTDWVEASGTACTQTYSADATSAEDEDIQLNQETQDSDPTAAHMLESTEMKPTKGTDE, encoded by the exons TTCCTAATTTGCAAGAGAAAGTTGGAGAGCAAGAAGGAGGCTCTTCTGATTCTGTCCAAAGAGTTGGACACCTGCCAGCAGGAGAGGGATCAGTACAAGCTGATGGCCAACCAGCTTCGAGAACGGCACCAAGGACTCAAGAAAAAGTATAGAGAACTTATA GATGGGGATCCCTCTTTGCCTCCTGAGAAAAGAAATCAA GTGAATTTAGCTCAGCTACTGAGAGACTCCAGAGAAAAAAGTCATCAGCTTTCTGAGGAGTTGAAGGAAGTGAAACAACGTCTAGCAGAAGCTCAGGGCGATAATAAG CTCTTGAGGATGACCATCACCAAACAGAGGCTCGGAGATGATGAGGTGGGAGCACGACACTTTCCAGCACATGAACGAGAGGATCTGGTCAAACAGCtagagagagcaagagagcag AATGAAGTGCTGGAGCACAGTGTGAAATCACTCACAGATGAGCTGCAAGACATACGAGCAGAGCGCAACGTGTTTCAGCAGAAGGCTCATCGTCTCAATGTGGAAATGAACCACATCGTGGGGAACGATGAGATCCAGATGTTAGACATAGACGCTCTATGCATGGAGAACAG ATATTTGCATGAGCGGCTCAATCAACTACAAGAGGAGGTCAACTTGTTAAAAACAAATCTGGTTAAATACAAG AGTGCCCTGGAATGCAGAAAGAACTCTAAAATCTGTGGAAAACCCAACAGCAGTGCGCTCACTGGGGTGCTCTCTGCTAAACAAG TGAAGGAGTTGTTACTGTCTGAGGAAAATGGCTGCAGTTTGCCGGTGACTCCCCAGTCCATCTCAGACCTCAAATCTCTCGCCACAGCTCTGCTCGAAACGATCCACGAGAAGAACATGGTGATTCAGCACCAGCGTCAAATCAACAA GATTCTTGGAAATCGAGTAGCGGAGCTAGAGAAGAAACTAAAAACCCTGGAGATGTCTGGATTATGGAGCTTGCCAG GCCTGACTTATAATGTGTCTCTGGGATTTAGTGGAA GAGGAAAAGATGCTATCATCCTGAACCCTCAACAGACTGAGTCATCAGACTGTGGTGCACAAGATG ATGATGCAGCATCAGATGAAATACCTCCCAATGAGGAGAGCTCCACAGAAGGCCAGAATAAAGACAGTGAAATGCCAGATCTTCCAGGTTGTCAGAAGAAACCGTCGCTATTTGACAATGAGATGTCCCAGCAGAACCAGCCATCTGAGGAACCACCCACCGATCCTCAGACCGAAAACAGTGAC GAAACATGTCAAAATGATTTTTCTACCACAGAGACAGTGAACGCACCATATCAGTCAGACCCATGTCACCTGCAGAAACACAGCACAGACCCAACAGGAGGAGGTGAAGATGAGCAGGATGAATGCACTGACTGGGTAGAAGCGTCTGGAACTGCATGTACACAGACTTATTCAGCTGACGCCACCTCTGCTGAGGATGAGGACATCCAGTTAAACCAGGAGACACAGGATTCAGACCCAACAGCTGCTCACATGTTAGAAAGCACAGAGATGAAACCTACAAAAGGCACAGATGAATGA
- the LOC115422799 gene encoding coiled-coil domain-containing protein 149-like isoform X3, translating to MDPSRRSESDWQGLVNEFLICKRKLESKKEALLILSKELDTCQQERDQYKLMANQLRERHQGLKKKYRELIDGDPSLPPEKRNQVNLAQLLRDSREKSHQLSEELKEVKQRLAEAQGDNKLLRMTITKQRLGDDEVGARHFPAHEREDLVKQLERAREQNEVLEHSVKSLTDELQDIRAERNVFQQKAHRLNVEMNHIVGNDEIQMLDIDALCMENRYLHERLNQLQEEVNLLKTNLVKYKSALECRKNSKICGKPNSSALTGVLSAKQVKELLLSEENGCSLPVTPQSISDLKSLATALLETIHEKNMVIQHQRQINKILGNRVAELEKKLKTLEMSGLWSLPGGKDAIILNPQQTESSDCGAQDDDAASDEIPPNEESSTEGQNKDSEMPDLPGCQKKPSLFDNEMSQQNQPSEEPPTDPQTENSDERPDTSRSPITVESADLSSHQSDEETCQNDFSTTETVNAPYQSDPCHLQKHSTDPTGGGEDEQDECTDWVEASGTACTQTYSADATSAEDEDIQLNQETQDSDPTAAHMLESTEMKPTKGTDE from the exons TTCCTAATTTGCAAGAGAAAGTTGGAGAGCAAGAAGGAGGCTCTTCTGATTCTGTCCAAAGAGTTGGACACCTGCCAGCAGGAGAGGGATCAGTACAAGCTGATGGCCAACCAGCTTCGAGAACGGCACCAAGGACTCAAGAAAAAGTATAGAGAACTTATA GATGGGGATCCCTCTTTGCCTCCTGAGAAAAGAAATCAA GTGAATTTAGCTCAGCTACTGAGAGACTCCAGAGAAAAAAGTCATCAGCTTTCTGAGGAGTTGAAGGAAGTGAAACAACGTCTAGCAGAAGCTCAGGGCGATAATAAG CTCTTGAGGATGACCATCACCAAACAGAGGCTCGGAGATGATGAGGTGGGAGCACGACACTTTCCAGCACATGAACGAGAGGATCTGGTCAAACAGCtagagagagcaagagagcag AATGAAGTGCTGGAGCACAGTGTGAAATCACTCACAGATGAGCTGCAAGACATACGAGCAGAGCGCAACGTGTTTCAGCAGAAGGCTCATCGTCTCAATGTGGAAATGAACCACATCGTGGGGAACGATGAGATCCAGATGTTAGACATAGACGCTCTATGCATGGAGAACAG ATATTTGCATGAGCGGCTCAATCAACTACAAGAGGAGGTCAACTTGTTAAAAACAAATCTGGTTAAATACAAG AGTGCCCTGGAATGCAGAAAGAACTCTAAAATCTGTGGAAAACCCAACAGCAGTGCGCTCACTGGGGTGCTCTCTGCTAAACAAG TGAAGGAGTTGTTACTGTCTGAGGAAAATGGCTGCAGTTTGCCGGTGACTCCCCAGTCCATCTCAGACCTCAAATCTCTCGCCACAGCTCTGCTCGAAACGATCCACGAGAAGAACATGGTGATTCAGCACCAGCGTCAAATCAACAA GATTCTTGGAAATCGAGTAGCGGAGCTAGAGAAGAAACTAAAAACCCTGGAGATGTCTGGATTATGGAGCTTGCCAG GAGGAAAAGATGCTATCATCCTGAACCCTCAACAGACTGAGTCATCAGACTGTGGTGCACAAGATG ATGATGCAGCATCAGATGAAATACCTCCCAATGAGGAGAGCTCCACAGAAGGCCAGAATAAAGACAGTGAAATGCCAGATCTTCCAGGTTGTCAGAAGAAACCGTCGCTATTTGACAATGAGATGTCCCAGCAGAACCAGCCATCTGAGGAACCACCCACCGATCCTCAGACCGAAAACAGTGACGAGCGTCCTGACACCAGCCGGTCACCCATCACAGTGGAATCCGCAGATTTATCAAGTCACCAGTCAGACGAGGAAACATGTCAAAATGATTTTTCTACCACAGAGACAGTGAACGCACCATATCAGTCAGACCCATGTCACCTGCAGAAACACAGCACAGACCCAACAGGAGGAGGTGAAGATGAGCAGGATGAATGCACTGACTGGGTAGAAGCGTCTGGAACTGCATGTACACAGACTTATTCAGCTGACGCCACCTCTGCTGAGGATGAGGACATCCAGTTAAACCAGGAGACACAGGATTCAGACCCAACAGCTGCTCACATGTTAGAAAGCACAGAGATGAAACCTACAAAAGGCACAGATGAATGA
- the LOC115422799 gene encoding coiled-coil domain-containing protein 149-like isoform X2 yields the protein MDPSRRSESDWQGLVNEFLICKRKLESKKEALLILSKELDTCQQERDQYKLMANQLRERHQGLKKKYRELIDGDPSLPPEKRNQVNLAQLLRDSREKSHQLSEELKEVKQRLAEAQGDNKLLRMTITKQRLGDDEVGARHFPAHEREDLVKQLERAREQNEVLEHSVKSLTDELQDIRAERNVFQQKAHRLNVEMNHIVGNDEIQMLDIDALCMENRYLHERLNQLQEEVNLLKTNLVKYKSALECRKNSKICGKPNSSALTGVLSAKQVKELLLSEENGCSLPVTPQSISDLKSLATALLETIHEKNMVIQHQRQINKILGNRVAELEKKLKTLEMSGLWSLPGLTYNVSLGFSGRGKDAIILNPQQTESSDCDDAASDEIPPNEESSTEGQNKDSEMPDLPGCQKKPSLFDNEMSQQNQPSEEPPTDPQTENSDERPDTSRSPITVESADLSSHQSDEETCQNDFSTTETVNAPYQSDPCHLQKHSTDPTGGGEDEQDECTDWVEASGTACTQTYSADATSAEDEDIQLNQETQDSDPTAAHMLESTEMKPTKGTDE from the exons TTCCTAATTTGCAAGAGAAAGTTGGAGAGCAAGAAGGAGGCTCTTCTGATTCTGTCCAAAGAGTTGGACACCTGCCAGCAGGAGAGGGATCAGTACAAGCTGATGGCCAACCAGCTTCGAGAACGGCACCAAGGACTCAAGAAAAAGTATAGAGAACTTATA GATGGGGATCCCTCTTTGCCTCCTGAGAAAAGAAATCAA GTGAATTTAGCTCAGCTACTGAGAGACTCCAGAGAAAAAAGTCATCAGCTTTCTGAGGAGTTGAAGGAAGTGAAACAACGTCTAGCAGAAGCTCAGGGCGATAATAAG CTCTTGAGGATGACCATCACCAAACAGAGGCTCGGAGATGATGAGGTGGGAGCACGACACTTTCCAGCACATGAACGAGAGGATCTGGTCAAACAGCtagagagagcaagagagcag AATGAAGTGCTGGAGCACAGTGTGAAATCACTCACAGATGAGCTGCAAGACATACGAGCAGAGCGCAACGTGTTTCAGCAGAAGGCTCATCGTCTCAATGTGGAAATGAACCACATCGTGGGGAACGATGAGATCCAGATGTTAGACATAGACGCTCTATGCATGGAGAACAG ATATTTGCATGAGCGGCTCAATCAACTACAAGAGGAGGTCAACTTGTTAAAAACAAATCTGGTTAAATACAAG AGTGCCCTGGAATGCAGAAAGAACTCTAAAATCTGTGGAAAACCCAACAGCAGTGCGCTCACTGGGGTGCTCTCTGCTAAACAAG TGAAGGAGTTGTTACTGTCTGAGGAAAATGGCTGCAGTTTGCCGGTGACTCCCCAGTCCATCTCAGACCTCAAATCTCTCGCCACAGCTCTGCTCGAAACGATCCACGAGAAGAACATGGTGATTCAGCACCAGCGTCAAATCAACAA GATTCTTGGAAATCGAGTAGCGGAGCTAGAGAAGAAACTAAAAACCCTGGAGATGTCTGGATTATGGAGCTTGCCAG GCCTGACTTATAATGTGTCTCTGGGATTTAGTGGAA GAGGAAAAGATGCTATCATCCTGAACCCTCAACAGACTGAGTCATCAGACTGTG ATGATGCAGCATCAGATGAAATACCTCCCAATGAGGAGAGCTCCACAGAAGGCCAGAATAAAGACAGTGAAATGCCAGATCTTCCAGGTTGTCAGAAGAAACCGTCGCTATTTGACAATGAGATGTCCCAGCAGAACCAGCCATCTGAGGAACCACCCACCGATCCTCAGACCGAAAACAGTGACGAGCGTCCTGACACCAGCCGGTCACCCATCACAGTGGAATCCGCAGATTTATCAAGTCACCAGTCAGACGAGGAAACATGTCAAAATGATTTTTCTACCACAGAGACAGTGAACGCACCATATCAGTCAGACCCATGTCACCTGCAGAAACACAGCACAGACCCAACAGGAGGAGGTGAAGATGAGCAGGATGAATGCACTGACTGGGTAGAAGCGTCTGGAACTGCATGTACACAGACTTATTCAGCTGACGCCACCTCTGCTGAGGATGAGGACATCCAGTTAAACCAGGAGACACAGGATTCAGACCCAACAGCTGCTCACATGTTAGAAAGCACAGAGATGAAACCTACAAAAGGCACAGATGAATGA
- the LOC115422799 gene encoding coiled-coil domain-containing protein 149-like isoform X4, giving the protein MDPSRRSESDWQGLVNEFLICKRKLESKKEALLILSKELDTCQQERDQYKLMANQLRERHQGLKKKYRELIDGDPSLPPEKRNQVNLAQLLRDSREKSHQLSEELKEVKQRLAEAQGDNKLLRMTITKQRLGDDEVGARHFPAHEREDLVKQLERAREQNEVLEHSVKSLTDELQDIRAERNVFQQKAHRLNVEMNHIVGNDEIQMLDIDALCMENRYLHERLNQLQEEVNLLKTNLVKYKSALECRKNSKICGKPNSSALTGVLSAKQVKELLLSEENGCSLPVTPQSISDLKSLATALLETIHEKNMVIQHQRQINKILGNRVAELEKKLKTLEMSGLWSLPGGKDAIILNPQQTESSDCDDAASDEIPPNEESSTEGQNKDSEMPDLPGCQKKPSLFDNEMSQQNQPSEEPPTDPQTENSDERPDTSRSPITVESADLSSHQSDEETCQNDFSTTETVNAPYQSDPCHLQKHSTDPTGGGEDEQDECTDWVEASGTACTQTYSADATSAEDEDIQLNQETQDSDPTAAHMLESTEMKPTKGTDE; this is encoded by the exons TTCCTAATTTGCAAGAGAAAGTTGGAGAGCAAGAAGGAGGCTCTTCTGATTCTGTCCAAAGAGTTGGACACCTGCCAGCAGGAGAGGGATCAGTACAAGCTGATGGCCAACCAGCTTCGAGAACGGCACCAAGGACTCAAGAAAAAGTATAGAGAACTTATA GATGGGGATCCCTCTTTGCCTCCTGAGAAAAGAAATCAA GTGAATTTAGCTCAGCTACTGAGAGACTCCAGAGAAAAAAGTCATCAGCTTTCTGAGGAGTTGAAGGAAGTGAAACAACGTCTAGCAGAAGCTCAGGGCGATAATAAG CTCTTGAGGATGACCATCACCAAACAGAGGCTCGGAGATGATGAGGTGGGAGCACGACACTTTCCAGCACATGAACGAGAGGATCTGGTCAAACAGCtagagagagcaagagagcag AATGAAGTGCTGGAGCACAGTGTGAAATCACTCACAGATGAGCTGCAAGACATACGAGCAGAGCGCAACGTGTTTCAGCAGAAGGCTCATCGTCTCAATGTGGAAATGAACCACATCGTGGGGAACGATGAGATCCAGATGTTAGACATAGACGCTCTATGCATGGAGAACAG ATATTTGCATGAGCGGCTCAATCAACTACAAGAGGAGGTCAACTTGTTAAAAACAAATCTGGTTAAATACAAG AGTGCCCTGGAATGCAGAAAGAACTCTAAAATCTGTGGAAAACCCAACAGCAGTGCGCTCACTGGGGTGCTCTCTGCTAAACAAG TGAAGGAGTTGTTACTGTCTGAGGAAAATGGCTGCAGTTTGCCGGTGACTCCCCAGTCCATCTCAGACCTCAAATCTCTCGCCACAGCTCTGCTCGAAACGATCCACGAGAAGAACATGGTGATTCAGCACCAGCGTCAAATCAACAA GATTCTTGGAAATCGAGTAGCGGAGCTAGAGAAGAAACTAAAAACCCTGGAGATGTCTGGATTATGGAGCTTGCCAG GAGGAAAAGATGCTATCATCCTGAACCCTCAACAGACTGAGTCATCAGACTGTG ATGATGCAGCATCAGATGAAATACCTCCCAATGAGGAGAGCTCCACAGAAGGCCAGAATAAAGACAGTGAAATGCCAGATCTTCCAGGTTGTCAGAAGAAACCGTCGCTATTTGACAATGAGATGTCCCAGCAGAACCAGCCATCTGAGGAACCACCCACCGATCCTCAGACCGAAAACAGTGACGAGCGTCCTGACACCAGCCGGTCACCCATCACAGTGGAATCCGCAGATTTATCAAGTCACCAGTCAGACGAGGAAACATGTCAAAATGATTTTTCTACCACAGAGACAGTGAACGCACCATATCAGTCAGACCCATGTCACCTGCAGAAACACAGCACAGACCCAACAGGAGGAGGTGAAGATGAGCAGGATGAATGCACTGACTGGGTAGAAGCGTCTGGAACTGCATGTACACAGACTTATTCAGCTGACGCCACCTCTGCTGAGGATGAGGACATCCAGTTAAACCAGGAGACACAGGATTCAGACCCAACAGCTGCTCACATGTTAGAAAGCACAGAGATGAAACCTACAAAAGGCACAGATGAATGA